In one window of Solanum pennellii chromosome 2, SPENNV200 DNA:
- the LOC107011999 gene encoding putative lipase YOR059C isoform X2, with amino-acid sequence MSTTEGSVMSPKVLMDTGDEPEHLLVLVHGILASPSDWTYVQAELRRRLGRNFLIYASSCNTFTKTFTGIDGAGKRLADEVRLVVKKKESLKKISFLAHSLGGLIARYALGVLYSSDNCNEESNDAVTSTTANLKPVGSSNVGLIAGLEPVNFITLATPHLGVRGKNQLPFLFGLPILEKLAAPIAPIFVGQTGSQLFLTDGKPTKPPLLLRMASDCDDGKFISALGSFKWRVLYANVSYDHMVGWRTSSIRRVTELVKPPWRSLDGYKHVVDVEYCPPASCEGPHYPLEAAKAKEAAQNAPSTQRSLEYHESMEEEMIRGLQQLGWKKIDVSFHSAFWPFFAHNNIHVKNEFFHNAGVGVIAHVADHIKQQEMQPESTSLITPSL; translated from the exons ATGAGTACAACTGAAGGAAGTGTTATGTCTCCGAAAGTCTTGATGGATACTGGGGATGAACCTGAACATCTTCTAGTCCTTGTTCATGGCATCTTAGCAAG CCCAAGTGACTGGACATATGTACAAGCAGAGTTGAGAAGGCGGTTGGGAAGAAACTTTTTAATATATG CAAGTTCATGTAATACGTTCACTAAAACCTTCACTGGGATTGACGGAGCTGGAAAACGACTAGCAGATGAA GTCAGGCTggttgtaaagaagaaagaaagccTGAAGAAGATATCCTTTTTAGCTCATTCTCTTGGTGGATTGATTGCAAGATATGCACTTGGTGTACTTTATTCATCAGACAACTGTAATGAGGAGTCCAATGATGCAGTCACTTCAACTACTGCAAACCTCAAACCAGTAGGCTCCTCAAATGTAGGATTGATTGCTGGCCTGGAGCCAGTCAATTTTATCACCTTGGCAACACCACATCTTGGTGTGAGAGGGAAAAATCAG CTACCTTTTCTCTTTGGGTTGCCGATCTTGGAGAAACTTGCAGCACCTATAGCTCCTATATTTGTTGGTCAAACTGGCAGTCAGCTCTTCCTTACAGATGGCAAACCTACGAAACCACCTCTTTTGCTAAGGATGGCATCAGACTGTGATGATGGAAAATTTAT ATCAGCGCTTGGTTCTTTCAAATGGCGTGTTCTTTATGCTAATGTCTCTTATGATC ATATGGTCGGCTGGCGTACATCATCTATAAGAAGGGTGACAGAACTTGTCAAG CCCCCTTGGCGATCTTTGGATGGCTACAAACATGTAGTAGATGTGGAGTATTGTCCTCCAGCTTCATGCGAAGGACCTCATTATCCCTTAGAGGCAGCCAAAGCAAAGGAGGCAGCCCAAAATGCACCAAGCACACAGAGGTCATTAGAATATCATGAAAGCATGGAAG AGGAAATGATACGTGGCTTGCAACAGTTGGGGTGGAAAAAAATCGATGTCAGCTTTCACTCAGCATTCTGGCCCTTTTTTGCACATAACAATATCCAT GTGAAGAATGAGTTTTTTCACAATGCTGGAGTAGGAGTAATTGCTCATGTCGCAGACCACATAAAGCAACAAGAGATGCAACCCGAATCGACCTCCTTAATTACCCCTAGCTTGTAA
- the LOC107012000 gene encoding heavy metal-associated isoprenylated plant protein 28-like isoform X1, with protein MTIVELRVHLDCQGCESKIRKALKKLRGVDNIDIDMNMQKVTVTGWADQKKILKTVRKTGKRAELWPYPYNPEYHNYMHHYYYDTFYNRPGTYYAPPSSYNYRVHGYSGHAHGSYAELPYNTIFDERTRHMFSDDNATGCSIM; from the exons ATTGTGGAATTGAGAGTGCACTTGGATTGTCAAGGATGCGAAAGCAAAATAAGGAAAGCTCTCAAGAAACTTCGTG GAGTGGACAACATTGACATAGACATGAACATGCAAAAGGTGACAGTAACAGGATGGGCAGATCAGAAAAAAATCCTCAAAACAGTGAGAAAAACTGGAAAGAGAGCTGAACTATGGCCATATCCATACAATCCTGAATACCATAACTATATGCaccattattattatgatacatTCTACAACAGGCCGGGCACTTACTATGCCCCGCCTTCTTCCTACAACTACCGCGTGCATGGCTACAGTGGCCATGCTCACGGGTCCTATGCAGAGCTACCTTACAATACCATTTTCGATGAACGAACCAGGCACATGTTTAGTGATGACAACGCAACTGGTTGTTCTATAATGTGA
- the LOC107012000 gene encoding heavy metal-associated isoprenylated plant protein 28-like isoform X2 produces MTKIIIHTAGVDNIDIDMNMQKVTVTGWADQKKILKTVRKTGKRAELWPYPYNPEYHNYMHHYYYDTFYNRPGTYYAPPSSYNYRVHGYSGHAHGSYAELPYNTIFDERTRHMFSDDNATGCSIM; encoded by the exons ATGACCAAAATCATCATTCACACAGCTG GAGTGGACAACATTGACATAGACATGAACATGCAAAAGGTGACAGTAACAGGATGGGCAGATCAGAAAAAAATCCTCAAAACAGTGAGAAAAACTGGAAAGAGAGCTGAACTATGGCCATATCCATACAATCCTGAATACCATAACTATATGCaccattattattatgatacatTCTACAACAGGCCGGGCACTTACTATGCCCCGCCTTCTTCCTACAACTACCGCGTGCATGGCTACAGTGGCCATGCTCACGGGTCCTATGCAGAGCTACCTTACAATACCATTTTCGATGAACGAACCAGGCACATGTTTAGTGATGACAACGCAACTGGTTGTTCTATAATGTGA